The Longimicrobiales bacterium genome segment TACCCGAAGAAAGCGCGCGAGGCCTGGATTCGAGCGCACGCGCTCGGCCACGCGGACCGTCGCGATGCGCGGCAGGTGCGCGCTCCGCCCCTGCATCCGCCGCAGCGCAGGCTTCACGAAGAGCTCGCACGTGACCAGCGCCGACACCGGATTCCCCGGCAGGCTGAACACCGCCAGCGGTGCGGCATTGTCGCGCGGGATGGTGCCGAACGCCAGCGGGCTGCCCGGCCGCACGCGCGCGCGCCAGAATGCGAGCCGGAAGCCTCGGCGGTCCAGCGCGTGCTTGACCAGGTCGTGCTCGCCCATGCTCGCGCCGGCGCTGATCACGAGCGCATCTGCTGCGGCGGCGAGCGCGCGATCGATCCGCTCCTCGAGCGCGTCCATCCGGTCCGCGGCCACGCCGAGCATGAGCGGCACGCCTCCCGCCGCCCGCACGGCCGCGGCGAGCATCGGCCCGTTGGAGTTCGCGATGCGACGTCCTGCGAGAACCTCGTCGAACTCGTCCAGCTCGACGATCTCGTCGCCGGTCGAGAGAATGGCCGTGACGGGTCTGCGATGGACACGCACGCGAGCCGCACCGACCATCGCCAGGACGCCGACCTCCGCTGCCCTGAGCGCACGCCCTGCTTCGACCGCGACATCGCCCGTGCGCAGATCCTCGCCGCGCGGACGGATGTTGCGGTGTGCATCATCCGCACGCAGCACGCGGATCCGATCGCCGTCGCGTTGTGTGTGCTCCAGCCGCACGACGCTGTCTGCTCCGCCCGGTATCGCTGCACCGGTCATGATGCGGATGGCCTGGCCCCGCTCCACGGTGCGGGTCGCAAACGCGCCGGCCGGCACGTCCTCGATCATCTGCAGGACCCGGGGCGCGTCCGGACGCGCACCCTCGATGTCCTCCGCGCGCACAGCGTAGCCGTCCATGCCGCTGTTGTCCCATGCGGGCTGCTCGATCGGCGAGCGGACGGCCTCGGCCAGCACCCGCCCGGCGCAGTCCGCGAGCGCGACCTCCTCGGTGCCGAGCGTGGTGATCCCCGTCAGGACGCGCGCGAGCGCCTCGTCGGCGTCGATCCAGTCCGCGCGGTGTGTCATTCAGCGGCCGCGGCGAGGCGTTCCGCGTGCTCCCGGTCCTCGCGGGTGTTGACGTTCATGAAGAGGCGCTCCGGGTCGCCGAAGCGCGCGACCTCGTCGGCGGGCAGCACCGCGACGCGGACATCATGATGAAAGCCGATGACGCGCAGGTCCTCGCGCGCGACCGCGCGCTCGATCGGCACGATGCAGCGCGTCGAGTACCAGGCGCACAGCGGCTCCATGCCGCGTTTGCTGTCGCTCGCCGGGAG includes the following:
- the glp gene encoding gephyrin-like molybdotransferase Glp, whose amino-acid sequence is MTHRADWIDADEALARVLTGITTLGTEEVALADCAGRVLAEAVRSPIEQPAWDNSGMDGYAVRAEDIEGARPDAPRVLQMIEDVPAGAFATRTVERGQAIRIMTGAAIPGGADSVVRLEHTQRDGDRIRVLRADDAHRNIRPRGEDLRTGDVAVEAGRALRAAEVGVLAMVGAARVRVHRRPVTAILSTGDEIVELDEFDEVLAGRRIANSNGPMLAAAVRAAGGVPLMLGVAADRMDALEERIDRALAAAADALVISAGASMGEHDLVKHALDRRGFRLAFWRARVRPGSPLAFGTIPRDNAAPLAVFSLPGNPVSALVTCELFVKPALRRMQGRSAHLPRIATVRVAERVRSNPGLARFLRVRLDPAGEDGLMQARLTGPQGSGVLTSAARADALLIVPEDVEVVEAGSAARAVLLSAADDAQEQGSYVN